A stretch of Methanobrevibacter sp. YE315 DNA encodes these proteins:
- a CDS encoding calcium/sodium antiporter codes for MDAGIIIQVVLLLVGFVFLIKGSDFFVDGASSIASLLKIPTIIVGLTIVALGTSAPEAAVSITSSLTGSNAMAVSNVIGSNLFNILMVIGISALMGDLLMEKKVLDKDLPFLVGITILWAIFIIIGWDITNIEGIILLIILIAYIFYLVRDARKSSEGTTVEKPKLTLQKSIIFIIVGLAGIIIGGDLVVDSASAIAIALGMSETLVGLTIVAIGTSLPELVTSITALKKGENQLVIGNVIGSNIFNILFVLGASSAISAIPLDSSLLIDVIFMLFVTVLCFIFGKTQEKYDKREGFILVALFFVYMAFAILRN; via the coding sequence ATGGATGCTGGAATCATAATTCAAGTTGTTTTATTACTTGTAGGATTTGTATTTTTAATTAAAGGGTCTGACTTTTTTGTAGACGGCGCCAGCAGTATCGCTTCACTTTTAAAAATACCTACAATAATTGTGGGTTTGACTATTGTGGCATTAGGAACAAGCGCTCCCGAAGCTGCAGTTTCAATTACCTCCTCACTTACCGGAAGCAATGCGATGGCAGTGAGTAACGTTATCGGAAGTAATCTGTTTAACATATTGATGGTTATTGGAATTTCTGCATTAATGGGCGACCTGTTAATGGAAAAAAAAGTTTTAGATAAAGATTTGCCATTTCTTGTAGGAATTACTATATTATGGGCAATATTCATTATTATTGGCTGGGACATAACCAACATTGAAGGAATCATCTTACTCATAATTTTAATTGCATATATTTTCTATTTGGTTCGTGACGCTAGAAAATCCAGTGAGGGAACTACTGTTGAAAAACCGAAATTAACACTTCAAAAAAGTATAATTTTCATTATTGTTGGGCTTGCAGGTATCATTATTGGTGGAGACTTAGTTGTAGACAGTGCTTCAGCTATAGCAATTGCGCTTGGAATGAGTGAAACCTTGGTAGGTTTAACCATTGTGGCAATAGGTACCTCTTTACCAGAACTTGTAACATCAATTACTGCTTTAAAGAAAGGAGAAAATCAGTTAGTAATAGGTAATGTTATTGGATCAAACATCTTTAACATATTGTTTGTATTAGGTGCAAGTAGTGCCATAAGTGCAATACCTCTTGATTCAAGTTTGCTAATAGATGTTATCTTCATGCTGTTCGTTACAGTATTATGTTTCATATTTGGTAAAACACAAGAAAAATATGATAAAAGAGAAGGATTTATATTAGTTGCATTATTTTTCGTTTATATGGCCTTCGCAATTTTGAGAAATTAA
- a CDS encoding TIGR00269 family protein: MVKLDKDEFNEKIFTRINNLIRDYELIREGELIAVALSGGKDSVLTLHALKNYQDYLDFDLVAISVDEGIAGYRQHGVDSAINNAKDLNVELVLKSFKVEEGFALDDIYQDFKSACIPCGVFRRNILNKTAYELGAAKIATGHNLDDEIQSFLMSFARGDTIKFSKFGPELDVIHPKLVPRIKPLWNTPEKEVGMWAVINDIDIHLDECPYSHLSLRAKIKEFLNVSEDKYPGVKNNVMESFQKILTFENDISTNLNECEVCGEPTSSNICKACELKELISQNCEGHINEK; this comes from the coding sequence ATGGTCAAATTAGATAAAGATGAATTCAATGAAAAGATTTTTACAAGAATAAATAATTTAATTCGCGATTATGAATTAATTAGGGAAGGGGAACTAATAGCTGTAGCGCTATCCGGTGGAAAGGATAGTGTTTTGACACTTCACGCATTAAAAAATTATCAGGATTATCTTGATTTTGATTTGGTGGCTATCAGCGTTGATGAAGGAATTGCAGGTTATAGACAGCACGGTGTTGATTCAGCTATTAACAATGCCAAGGATTTAAATGTTGAACTTGTTCTGAAATCTTTTAAAGTCGAAGAAGGCTTTGCCTTAGATGATATTTATCAGGATTTTAAAAGTGCATGTATTCCATGTGGTGTTTTTAGAAGGAATATCCTAAATAAGACCGCATATGAATTGGGTGCTGCAAAAATAGCAACTGGCCATAATCTGGATGATGAAATACAATCTTTTTTAATGAGTTTTGCTAGAGGAGACACCATAAAGTTCTCCAAATTTGGTCCAGAATTGGATGTAATTCATCCTAAGCTTGTTCCAAGGATTAAGCCTTTATGGAATACTCCAGAAAAGGAAGTTGGAATGTGGGCTGTAATCAATGATATTGATATTCATTTAGATGAATGTCCCTATTCTCATTTGTCACTAAGAGCTAAAATCAAGGAATTTCTTAATGTTAGTGAAGATAAATATCCTGGTGTAAAAAATAATGTGATGGAATCATTCCAAAAAATCTTGACATTTGAAAATGATATATCCACAAACCTTAATGAATGTGAAGTGTGCGGTGAGCCGACTTCATCCAACATTTGCAAGGCTTGTGAACTGAAAGAATTAATTTCTCAAAATTGCGAAGGCCATATAAACGAAAAATAA
- a CDS encoding MTH1187 family thiamine-binding protein produces MITCDFAILPVGTETTECKDYVTAAVQSIKDSGLNYQLTGMGTQIEADNLEELYKAIAEAQEAIFKLGIGRVYTVIKVDDRRDLENRTLDAKVDTVNEMLK; encoded by the coding sequence ATGATTACATGTGATTTTGCAATATTGCCTGTTGGAACAGAAACTACCGAATGTAAAGATTATGTAACAGCAGCCGTCCAGTCAATTAAAGATTCTGGACTCAACTACCAATTAACAGGAATGGGAACACAAATAGAAGCGGATAATCTAGAAGAGCTATACAAAGCAATAGCTGAAGCTCAAGAAGCTATTTTTAAACTTGGCATTGGAAGAGTCTACACTGTTATAAAAGTAGATGACAGAAGAGACTTGGAAAACAGAACCCTTGATGCCAAAGTCGATACAGTAAATGAAATGTTAAAATAA